Sequence from the Kineosporia succinea genome:
ACGAAGAGGTCGCGGCGCTCGGCGAGCTGGTCCGCGAGACCGGGGCGATCATCTCGGCCTCCCCCGACGCCGCCTACCCGGCCGACCACGACCTGCACACCCGGTTGATCGAGCTGGCCCGCAACGAGACCATGGGCCGGGCCACGCTCGAGGCCCAGCGGCAGATCCAGCTGGCCCGGCGCATGTCGGCCAAGGCGCCGGCCCGGGCCCGCGACGCACTGGGCGAGCACCAGGACCTCATCGCGGCCATCCAGCGCCGCGATGCCGACCGGGCCGCCGCCCTGATGACCGAGCACCTCGACGCCGCCCGTCGCGGCGCCCTCGACGCCCTGGGCTTCGCCGGGAGCTGACCGGCCCGGCGCAACTCGACGCCCTGAGCCTCGCCGAGAGCCGACCGGCCCAGGACATCTCGACACCCTGAGCCGCGCCGAGAGCCGACCGGCCCGGGACATCTCGACGCCCTGAGCTTCACCGAAGGCCCGGTCCGGGGCATCTTGAGCCGGCCCGCC
This genomic interval carries:
- a CDS encoding GntR family transcriptional regulator, producing the protein MTDASQNRLTRDSTFSRRTEAVLRDMILDGQMAPGERINEVSLAQALGISRGPLREAIQRLAAEGLLTVISHRGAFVRTFERYQVDELYDLRTALESHVVRLVCQRATDEEVAALGELVRETGAIISASPDAAYPADHDLHTRLIELARNETMGRATLEAQRQIQLARRMSAKAPARARDALGEHQDLIAAIQRRDADRAAALMTEHLDAARRGALDALGFAGS